The Streptomyces sp. NBC_01197 genome window below encodes:
- the proC gene encoding pyrroline-5-carboxylate reductase, producing MAQTVAVLGTGKIGEALLSGMLRAGWPAANLLVTTRRPARSEELRTRYGVEPVTNQEAAERADILILTVKPQDMGKLLDELAPHVPADRLVISGAAGIPTSFFEERLAAGTPVVRVMTNTPALVDEAMSVISPGSHATEAHLAHADEIFGGVGKTLRVPETQQDAATALSGSGPAYFYYLVEAMTDAGILLGLPRAQAHDLIVQAAIGAAVMLRDSGEHPVKLREAVTSPAGTTINAIRELESHGVRAALIAALEAARDRSRELASGNG from the coding sequence ATGGCCCAGACAGTCGCAGTCCTAGGCACAGGCAAGATCGGCGAGGCCCTCCTGAGCGGAATGCTCCGCGCAGGCTGGCCCGCCGCCAACCTCCTCGTCACCACCCGCCGCCCCGCCCGTTCGGAAGAACTCCGCACCCGCTACGGCGTGGAACCGGTCACCAACCAGGAGGCGGCCGAGCGGGCCGACATCCTCATCCTCACGGTGAAGCCGCAGGACATGGGCAAGCTCCTCGACGAGCTCGCCCCCCACGTACCCGCGGACCGTCTGGTCATCAGCGGAGCCGCCGGCATCCCCACCTCCTTCTTCGAGGAGCGCCTCGCCGCAGGCACCCCGGTCGTCCGGGTCATGACGAACACCCCCGCCCTGGTGGACGAGGCGATGTCCGTCATCTCGCCCGGCAGCCACGCCACGGAGGCACACCTGGCCCACGCCGACGAGATCTTCGGCGGCGTGGGCAAGACCCTCCGCGTCCCGGAGACCCAGCAGGACGCGGCCACCGCACTCTCCGGCTCCGGCCCGGCGTACTTCTACTACCTGGTCGAGGCGATGACCGACGCCGGCATCCTCCTCGGCCTGCCGCGCGCCCAGGCACACGACCTGATCGTGCAGGCGGCCATCGGCGCGGCCGTGATGCTCAGGGACAGCGGCGAACACCCGGTGAAGCTGCGCGAGGCGGTCACCAGCCCGGCGGGCACCACGATCAACGCGATCCGCGAGCTGGAGAGCCACGGCGTACGGGCCGCTCTCATCGCCGCCCTGGAGGCGGCCCGCGACCGCAGCCGCGAACTGGCCTCCGGCAACGGCTGA